The Saccharomyces paradoxus chromosome XV, complete sequence DNA window GgtttttaatgaaagctAGTATCTTCGTAAAGATATCGAGAATAGAGTCCTCGCGACGGTCGTGTAATGGATAAACCCAACggaattttgttttctcatCAGTGAATGAGATGAAATAGGATGGTGCACTCTTTGGTAGGTTGTGAACAGGCCCAAATATGTCAGTATGTAAGTATTGAAAAGGTTCATATGAACTTTGGTATTTTAGCCGTGATCCTATGATATGTCTATGTTTGGTGCTTTTGCCGATTAAACAATCGGGACATTGATAATCACTAGCGTTAGACCAGTCAACATCTGATTCATTAAAATACGTAATGGTGTTCTTTTTGAGTGAATATCTAATTGTCTGGGCATTGGCATGCGCAAGCATCCGATGAATGAAAGGATAAGGATACTTACGTGTGTTTTCACTTGTGTGAACGTTATTAATTGTGGGTACTGAGATATTCGACGGAAGCAAGTACCTTTTAGACACCCAGTAAAAGTCTCCATGTTTTACGATAGGTGCAAGTACGGTGCCGTCAGGTCGTTCTAAGACGTTTTTGGTAAAGCACGCTGTAATATTTCGTTCAGCCAGTTCATTCAAACTGAGTAAGTCATAGGCTATGTTAGGTGTGTGCAATAcctttattgttgttttggtGTCGTCCTGGAagtgaaattgaagatcaCCAACAGCGTTAATTGgtatattgtttttttgaacatcaACTACGCTTATGTCGGGATTAGATATCGCTGAGTGTATGTGATGGGCAGATCTTATAAGAGTTCGTGATGCTCCtgaatcaagaagaaggtgtCCAGGAAGTTCATCATCGGAATGATTCGTATGATTTACTGTAGATTCAGTAAGTTTCTGGCCTAAGATGAAGGTCGTGCTTattgttcaattgaatcGGTTCAGTAGTTGATTTACTGATGGAATCGTTGTCAGTGCTGGGAGAGTTATTAGATGTGGATACATTATGAGCCCTGGCTGTTTTCGATTTCgaattatttgttttttgaGGATTCCGAGCTATAACTTTGGGTTTGGTTGTATTCGTATAGCTGCGAGAATCATTCTTCTCATCACTCGGATTTCTCCTGTAATTAGGTTTACTGTTTCTCGATCCCTGTTGTTCTTCATAAATAGCATGGATATCTAAGAACAGTTCAGCGACTGTCATATTTAGATGTCGATGACGTGTGTAGcgtaaaaatttatattcGCCAGATAGACCTCTCATAATTAATTGGCATGCGACCTTGTTATTGATATGAatgccattattatttagtCTGTCGATAATGTTTGTgacttttgtttcaaatgCATCTGCAGGTGTACTGCCATTATATTGCAAATTTGCCAGGGTCACAATGTCATTTGCCTCTTGGGTATCAGATTGCgttttttcaatacttttggaaagaattttcatGATATCCGTATAATCAACAGATAGGATGTCTTTGACCCAGATAGGTAGGAATTGAGAGGGagcaaatatttgaaaagtgttATACAAGAAGGTGAGTTCATCATCAGTGATCTGACGTACGGGTTTTCCGTTTACTGTCGGAATAATATCACCGAGATTCGagttttgtaaaaatttgatgtaTGTTTTAACCCAATTTAGAAAGTCATTAGGTGAGGTTAACATTGGTGGTGGTCTGACATATTTTTTAGTGGATGTCATATCAGAGTCCGCTGAGGATGAATCAGTAAATGTATTACCTGACTCAGGTGATGGGGTGCTCAGAGGCGTTCCAACTGATGGTGGATACTGCGGAAACTGTGATTGTGGCCCAGGTGGAAAGTACATAGGCGACATTTGATAAGGTGTATACGGAATCATAGATGGGTGTCCGTAAAATGACCAACCAGATGGATTGGCTTGGTTTTGGGTCATCATGCACTGCTGTGGGTACGGCCCATTCTGTGGTGAATGTGACTGAGCAGTTTGAGGAGAGGCATGATGGGGGTTCTCTGGAACAGCTGATGAAGCAGGTGTTGTTGTCTGTTGAGAGTTAGCCTTAGTGGAAGCCTTAtcatattcttgaattttggaaGCTGAAACGTCTAACGGATCTTGATTTGTGTGGACTTCCTTAGAAGTAACCGAAGCACAGGCGCTACCATGAGAATTaagtgaataattagataattgttgggattccattgttactaaaggctataatattaggtatatagaatatactagaagttctcctcgaggatataggaatccacaaaagggaatcgatagttctacatagtgttattactttatcatctttccttttatactttgtcattcattatcctattacattatcaatccttgcatttcagtttccattagattggatgactgtttctcaatttttatgccatcctcttgcaccgcatgttataatataatattaaatagatgatattagaatttcattccaacaaaataGATGATTTTAGAATTTGATTCCAACAATCTTCTCGTTGATAAATTTAGTAATGCGACGTATGCTATTCTGAAATAAAATACATGTATAAAATACAAGACTCCATGGCCAAGTTGGTTAAGGCGTGCGACTGTTAATCGCAAGATCGTGAGTTCAACCCTCACTGGGGTCGCTTTTTTGGAGGACAAatgtttttcctttttttcgGGCCCTTCACACAAcggcatttttttattttaagTCCACTATGATTTAGATGAGCTCTCTTTTGGCGTACCACtgcaataaagaaattaataATCTTCTGCTCTTGGTCTTTAGTTTCCAGAGAACTGATACTCGCGTTTgctttcaaataaaaattttataataCTTTGGTAGGAAAAATGGGTGATGAATTACACAGCCGTTTACTTCACCAAAGCGATGGCACTAAGGATGCCGTCCTTTATAAGATAATAGAATCGTTAGTTTGCTCCATATGCCATGATTATATGTTCGTACCGATGATGACACCTTGTGGCCATAATTATTGCTATGGTTGTCTGAATACCTGGTTTGCCAGCAATACTCAAAAAGAATTGGCCTGTCCACAGTGCAGATCTGATATTACCACTATTCCCGCATTGAATACTACATTACAACAGTATTTATCATTCATTCTGGACAAGTTAAGTAGCGAAGATGACGAgtcttttaaaaaaattttaacgACTAAAATCAAAGAGGAAACCGATTACAAGAATGACAAGGAAAGGGACACGTTGTTCGACAAGGTATTTAAGAATAGCGCACTGGCAGTGGCCGACGACTCGGATGACGGTATCACACGTTGTAGTAATTGCCATTGGGAATTAGATCCAGATGAAGTAGAAGACGGAAATGTTTGTCCTCACTGCAACGCCAGAATAAGGAATTACGCAGGTGGCCGTGACGAATTcgacgaagaagaatacaGTGAAGGAGAGTTGGATGAAATTCGGGAAAGTATGCGTAGGCGTAGAGAGGATCGATTGGCATCTACCGATCCGTTTGCCAGTAGAGATGATGTAAgttctgaagaagatgatagCAGTGAAGAAGAGCCAATGCGAGAACATATTCCACAAGGCCGTTGGGCCAGGTCACATAACCGTAGCATTGCTGTCGATGCTgtggatgatgaagatgacgaagaggaattagaggaagatgaagaagagatGGATTCTGATTTGAAGGATTTTATAGAggatgatgaggatgacGAAGATGGAGACGGCAGTAGGAGGAACTTGGTATTGTCTGCATTCAAGAACAGACATGTAGTTATTACTGACGATgaggaagaggaggaagaacGGCGGAATGCTATAGAAGAGGAGGATCATGACAGTGACTTTTATGAGCACAATGATGAAGGGTTTGTAAGTGGTGATAGCCTTGATGAAGGCCGGAAAGAGGTTACAGAGGTACAGTCGAGTTCTGATTCAGAAGATCATTCGATTTCATATCCTAGCTCTAACGATGCCAGGGATAATGATGAACATGACGCGGAAGAGTTAGATGACCCGCAACCAAAAAGGCAAAAGCGCTTCCGTGTTGTTCTAGGAGACAGTGACGATGAATGATCTAAATATTTTAATTAGCGAGAGCGGTATATTTATGGAACCTTTATGTATATTATTAAAGAACTCCTTTCTGTTCTTATTGCATTAAGATTTTTAAGCGGTATTATAGTCGAATGTGATCAGTAACTGTGTATAATATTAGTAGATCAAGAATAATATAAAGCACGATCTATATATGGGTgaatcttccttttttttttggactGTTATTGGTATTTTTTATGCGTTACGTTAATCAGCCCAATTATGTGGGGGTTATGCAAGGACTATTTTCCGAGCAGTAAAATTCAAGTGCAAGAGAGAAATAAAGCATtaaaactgaagaaaagtGGCAGCGAACATAACAAGAAGTAACTACTTCCTAAATTCAATTGCGAgaggaaggaaaaaagagggGTAATGATACGGTTCACGGTTCTACGTAATACTAAGACACCTCTACTTTCTGCGAGAAGTATATGCTTATTTGCCCAGGCGCCCACCGGCAGGCAGATTCGGTGTAATACCTTGAATAAAGCCATTACAACTAAAATACTTTTATTTACAGCATCAAAAAGACATGTTCATGATGGcaagcatttttttacgACACCACATCAGCAGCAACAGACGAAGTCGGGGGAAACTGAAGAGGGAAACCGTCCTAACTTAGAAGAGGACTTGAAAAGCATTGGTCAAGCAATAACACACCAACGAAACAAGCGCCGAAAACAAATATGGTCCGCCATATTCGGAGGTATATTCGGCGTGATAATAGGATACTCAGTAATCTATAAAGTGGTGTATTTAAAGGAACAAAGTTTCTTACCATTGTTTCCTTCATCCAAGATACGTAAGCTGAGTGCAAgagatttgaaaagggTTGACGTAAACCAGGTACAGAAGCTTTCTAAATTACGGGTTTTAGAGATATTATCTGGTCATGAAATGATTAAAGAACAATACGGAGTGCCGTTACTAGATAAAGACGGAAATTCACCCACGTTAAACGAGTTCAGCATGTGGTGTGAAGACCAAGATCCATGTGTAACTGGTATTGTAATGGAACCTGACGATCAAAGAGATAGTTCACACACTTGGTATAGAATACCCTTTGTTTGCAAGTGGAGGATAACACACCGGCCGATAAGCATTCGGAGGACTATCGACGATTTGCTGAACCGCATTGGTTTAGAAACAGCGGATTTATTTGAGATAATATCGCCCGAGAGGGTATACGGATCGTTCAAGTACGAATACCCACTACAAGGGGACTCACATGCATTGCACCTTTGGTTCCACGGTGAAATCGAACTGGACGATGATTCTTTGATTGTATATAATGGAAAATTTCACGTTGATGTTAAACTGCAAGAAATTGATCTGTTCAGGCGTGAAAAGAACGGGCAATTAGTGCAGTACGTTCTATACAAAAACGATGCCAGCgacaaatgaaaaaaaaatgtaaatatttttatcgcaattatgattattatcgttattAAACTACTTATTTTCGGTTACGTAGATGAAATAGTGTTATATAAGAATATTTGAGAAGGTGAAAAACtgataaataaatataatagagtgaaaaaatggaGACGAACTGGaaggaaaggaaaaaaaattagaagcACCGAATTTACTACTCTGGGGCCTACAGATGGAATatcaaaaggaaaaaagaaaagaaattttacaTTTCAGAAACGTCAATAGGTATTATCATCGTGGCGGTGAGCGGCATCTTTCCTAAATCAAAAAGGCCAAAGCACCACCGACGGCGGCACCGACGACTCCAGCGTTTAACAGTTGGCCATTTTGAGCGTGCAAAGCAGGAGCAGCGTTACTCGTAGTGTTGGAAGCGTTTTGAGCATTTACGCTAGTAGCGAGGCCGAAGACAGAGACGGCGGAAATCAAAACTTGTGATACTTTCATGATTAAATTATACGTTAAATTAGCGTGCTTACTTGAAGGATTATCCAGAATGAAAAAAcctggaaaaaaagtaacTGGAGAAAGGAAGCGATGAGTAAGAAAGGGcatttatatatacgtttatataaaaatgtataaTCATACTTGCATGTATGGAATGTCCCATAAGGGGTGAGAGGAGacaaaaatggaaacaggggaaaagaagaatgaaaaaaaaggattaTTTTAGGAGAGAAAGGGGATTAGAAGAACATCGGGCATAAACCTTTCTGCATCATCCtttattgatatttgaCAGGTTGCGATTGATGAAATATTGATGTTATTAAGGTATTTTCAATAGCCACCGCCCCGTCCCTTGAAACGGCCTCTCGTCGAGACCTTGGCAACTGTGTCTGGGTGTGTGGTATATTACATCAGAGGAAGATATAGGTTTGAGCGGCTAAACTCCCTTAGCTGAGGGGGGCGGGCTGGCCAGGATATTCAGTGGccatttttccttctcgCAGGTCCGGCCAATTTGTGCCGGTATTCTCCagggaaaaaaagcatGCGGGGTAATGATATAGATGATATACAAGTGGGTTAAATTACATTACATATTGGAATTGAAAGCAGGCAAAGAAAGGGTAATAGAGGAGGACTATTCTGTGTAGGCATGTAGGGACATGCGAGACCtctcatattttcttctgtaaTTTGATATAGAAAAGATGGTAGTCATCCAAATCATAAACAATTTTGTCTAACTTGGTATATTCGGGCAGTGACTCGTTGATGCTTAATAGTTTTTGGAAGGATTGGTTCTTATAGTTTTTGGTGAAGAAGGTCATCGAGAACTCTCTTGGTTGAAAAACGTTCAGGATATGTAGAAGAACGTCCAAGTTATCTTGCTTCCCTTGAGAAATGTCAAAAACGGGTATGTTACTTTCGAAAGAGGCGTAGGACCAACCCTTTTCTGGAGTCACGTGCAGGgtgtaataatatttttcatcgAGAATCATATTGGATGAGTATCCGCATGGCGTGAATGCAAATGCATCGTGGTGAAATGATAAATTTGAGTCTTGAGCTGAGTTCACGTATATTTCGTCAAGCCTTGTGTTTTTGGTCATTTGGTAGCCAAGGTTGTGGCCTTTGTCTTCGTTCGGCTCTACCGGGGCAGTTGTAGATGCTTCAGGGCCGCAAACAAACTTACTAGCACACTCAGGGTCCAGCTCCGTCATTAGTACTTCGAAAGTTTCGTCGTCGTCCTCGATGTACTCCTTCCCCTGAGGTGTGGGGCGATCCGTCTCAGTGACGTACAGGTTCCAATGGTTGCTCTTGTCATTTCTTCCCACGGAATAGCTTTTACCATTGTCgaaaaatttgttcaaataGTCGACTTCGTCAGCCCAGTTTTGATGGATAGCAGCTTGTTTGCAGGGGAAAAGGAAACATCGTCTAGAATAGAACACTTTGAACGGTTTGTACTTACCCCCTTGCGTTCTCTGGAAAACCCACGACAACTCTTGCTCAACGATCTGGAAAAGCTTTTCGAGACAGAACAATGTGGTCGTAGTACCACAcgtcttcatcgtcaaTTTATGATCGAAGACGAAGAGCGAGGACTCACTCAACAAAAAGGCGTCCAGTTCTTTGGTCTTCTTCATAGAAAGAACTTCGCACTTGACTAGTTTCAAAATCTCGATCCATCTGTCCATGGCAATATTTCTCAACGTCTTTTCAGTGGTGATGGACTTCTTGTGAGGAAAGAACCAGATTTCCAGCAACTTCTCAGGCCCCTCGAACGCATCCGTCGAGTCTAAGGTGGCTGATAGTTCATGGTCAATGTAGTTGTGGTTAGTCAGTTCTTTGATGGTAACGGTCATTGTATGGTCTGCTTATTTGCGTAAGATACTATAAATGAAAAcgtaaaaaataaaaaaaaagctacaATACAGTAATTGATTAAcctgaaagaaaaaaagaaaaaagagctGACGCAAGCAGCGAGCTGTAGCGAATACAATATATACACGTATAGATATGCAGAGATGCTTTTAATAACTGACAAAGTTTATTCGATGCCTGAATACCGGAGAAACGtatttagatttttttcttcgagtggaaaaaaagtgagGTATTCGACAAGTCAGTCATTATGTACGGAGGTTACAATTCATTGtggaagaaagaaagagggAAGGGAAAAGGAGGCGAAAGATAAAAGCCTTATTGCCAAACTATTCAGCCTGATTTAGTAGATGTCACTACTGATGGAAGGCTAGCatatctttgaaaactttCTGTCAGCTATAATCgatttgaaattcttcTAACCCTAGGAAGGCCGTAATATACATATCCGGGTAGCCGCTCaatagttttattttcctctttatttttttctaattcgaagttttttttcactgaCAGTTGGGCTATAAAAGAGCCTTATAGATGAAGAGTCCTAAATTCTTTAATGACGGGGTAGGAAATAGGAAGTTAGCATCAAGTAACCTACGCTATTTGCGCAACAGACATGATGGAGTACCCTCATACTGTGGCGCACTCATTTATATAAACTCAGGGACTGCAAAAGAAGTGGCGAGGTAGCCCACATTGAGTGGAATTACACAAACTTCCTTGCCGCGATACTACGGTCCCCAGAACAATTCTAACAAGCAATTACATATTCCCCCGCTGAACCTGCACAGTCCACGGATGGTGCAGAAGCTATATGATTCGGGGGAAGACGCTTTTTCACATCTCCTTgcataataaaaatagtaaTTAAGTAATAAGGCACAAATAGGTCTCTTGTGGATATTATTAGGCATTACCCTGCAATGTGGCGGcctctttttcatttcgaATCGGGCCTTTCACCCCGGCCTCGGTTGCGTCGATCAGAAAATTATTATGGATGAGGATGGTGAAGGTACTTTAACCTTTACAGTCAAGATTCCAATAGCCCACCATTCACAAGGACTAGGAATTTGTCACTGGAAACAGCTGGTTCCGCAAAGAAGTACTTCCACGACATTGCTACATACTTGTGctgttatatttttatttgttagTTAAACCCATTTTATAAGCGTATCGTTTCGTATAGTGCCGTACTCAAAGATCAAGGACTAAAACgctatttcttttatatctGCTATGTCTGCTGCTCCTGTCCAAGACAAAGACACTCTGTCCAATGCCGAGCGTGCTAAGAACGTCAACGGTTTGCTTCAGGTGCTCATGGACATTAATACTCTTAACGGAGGGAGCTCCGACACTGCTGATAAGATAAGAATCCATGCCAAAAACTTCGAAGCTGCTTTGTTCGCTAAAAGCtcttcaaagaaagaatacaTGGACAGCATGAACGAAAAAGTTGCTGTCATGCGCAACACGTACAATACCAGGAAAAACGCCGTTACTGCTGCAGCTGCTAATAACAACATCAGCCCCGTGGAACAGCACCATATTAAcaacttgaaaaattctggCAGCAGTGCCAATAACATGAGCGTCAATATGAACCTAAACCCTCAGATGTTCTTGAATCAGCAGGCTCAGGCAAGACAACAGGTTGCACAACAATTAAGAAatcaacagcaacaacaacaacagcagcagcagcaacaacaacaacaacaacaacaacaacaacaacaacagcagcagcagcagagGCGTCAATTGACTCCTCAGCAACAACAATTAGTGAATCAAATGAAAGTAGCGCCCATTCCCAAGCAACTACTGCAAAGAATTCCTAATATTCCGCCAAATATCAACACTTGGCAGCAAGTCACTGCTTTGGCTCAACAGAAACTACTAACGCCTCAGGATATGGAGGCTGCGAAGGAAGTTTACAAGATTCACCAGCAATTGCTGTTTAAAGCAAGGTtgcagcaacaacaagcACAGGCCCAGGCCCAAGCCCAGGCCCAAGccaataacaataataacggCCTCCCTCAAAATGGTAATATTAACAATAATATGAATATTCCTCAACAGCAGCAAATGCAACCTCCTAATGCAAACACGAACGCCAATCCTTTGCAGCAGCAACAATCTCAGAATACCGTACCAAACGTCCTCAACCAAATCAACCAAATTTTCTCTCCAGAGGAGCAGCGCAGCTTATTGCAAGAAGCCATTGAAACCTGCAAGAATTTCGAAAAAACACAATTGGGCAGTACAATGACGGAACCTGTTAAGCAAACCTTTATTAGAAAATATATCAACCAAAAGGCCTTGAGAAAAATCCAAGCTTTGAGAGACGTTaagaacaacaacaacgCTAACAACAACAGCTCCAACCTCCAAAGAGCTCAGAATGTCCCTATGAACATCatccaacaacaacagaGCACGAACAATAATGATACCATCCAATCTTCTGCTACGCCTAACACTACCGTTTTCCCTCAGCAACAGAATGCAAGTTCTAAATTATATCAAatgcaacaacaacaacaggTTCAGGCACAAGCTCAAGCCCAGGCACAAGCCCAGGCACAAGCCCAGGCACA harbors:
- the PSH1 gene encoding ubiquitin-protein ligase PSH1 (E3 ubiquitin ligase targeting centromere-binding protein Cse4p~similar to YOL054W), producing the protein MGDELHSRLLHQSDGTKDAVLYKIIESLVCSICHDYMFVPMMTPCGHNYCYGCLNTWFASNTQKELACPQCRSDITTIPALNTTLQQYLSFILDKLSSEDDESFKKILTTKIKEETDYKNDKERDTLFDKVFKNSALAVADDSDDGITRCSNCHWELDPDEVEDGNVCPHCNARIRNYAGGRDEFDEEEYSEGELDEIRESMRRRREDRLASTDPFASRDDVSSEEDDSSEEEPMREHIPQGRWARSHNRSIAVDAVDDEDDEEELEEDEEEMDSDLKDFIEDDEDDEDGDGSRRNLVLSAFKNRHVVITDDEEEEEERRNAIEEEDHDSDFYEHNDEGFVSGDSLDEGRKEVTEVQSSSDSEDHSISYPSSNDARDNDEHDAEELDDPQPKRQKRFRVVLGDSDDE
- the AIM39 gene encoding Aim39p (similar to YOL053W) yields the protein MWGLCKDYFPSSKIQVQERNKALKLKKSGSEHNKKKEKRGVMIRFTVLRNTKTPLLSARSICLFAQAPTGRQIRCNTLNKAITTKILLFTASKRHVHDGKHFFTTPHQQQQTKSGETEEGNRPNLEEDLKSIGQAITHQRNKRRKQIWSAIFGGIFGVIIGYSVIYKVVYLKEQSFLPLFPSSKIRKLSARDLKRVDVNQVQKLSKLRVLEILSGHEMIKEQYGVPLLDKDGNSPTLNEFSMWCEDQDPCVTGIVMEPDDQRDSSHTWYRIPFVCKWRITHRPISIRRTIDDLLNRIGLETADLFEIISPERVYGSFKYEYPLQGDSHALHLWFHGEIELDDDSLIVYNGKFHVDVKLQEIDLFRREKNGQLVQYVLYKNDASDK
- the DDR2 gene encoding Ddr2p (S-adenosylmethionine decarboxylase~similar to YOL052C), translated to MKVSQVLISAVSVFGLATSVNAQNASNTTSNAAPALHAQNGQLLNAGVVGAAVGGALAFLI
- the SPE2 gene encoding adenosylmethionine decarboxylase SPE2 (S-adenosylmethionine decarboxylase~similar to YOL052C) yields the protein MTVTIKELTNHNYIDHELSATLDSTDAFEGPEKLLEIWFFPHKKSITTEKTLRNIAMDRWIEILKLVKCEVLSMKKTKELDAFLLSESSLFVFDHKLTMKTCGTTTTLFCLEKLFQIVEQELSWVFQRTQGGKYKPFKVFYSRRCFLFPCKQAAIHQNWADEVDYLNKFFDNGKSYSVGRNDKSNHWNLYVTETDRPTPQGKEYIEDDDETFEVLMTELDPECASKFVCGPEASTTAPVEPNEDKGHNLGYQMTKNTRLDEIYVNSAQDSNLSFHHDAFAFTPCGYSSNMILDEKYYYTLHVTPEKGWSYASFESNIPVFDISQGKQDNLDVLLHILNVFQPREFSMTFFTKNYKNQSFQKLLSINESLPEYTKLDKIVYDLDDYHLFYIKLQKKI